The following is a genomic window from Pseudomonas lurida.
GCGAGAAAATCCCGCCACCGATCATCGACCCTACCACCAAGGCGATCAGGGCACTGAGTCGTAGCTTCTGGGCCGGTTGGGACATGGACACTCCTGATTATATGAACTTTTTAGCTAAAACTGTGCACTCAACGCCTTAATCCAGCGAGTGTATCGTTTATGAGTGACTGCGATAAAAACACCCTGCTCATAACCCAACGGCATGACCGTTTATATAGTTTAGGCTTATTTATACTTTAAATACCGTCGGTCATCTGTCGCTTTAACGTTACTTGCTGTCGCCTTACCGAAAAGTTTGCACATTTGGGAAAACGGTCTAGCTTAAACCGTCCATACGTAGCACTAAATGATTAACCAATACGCAGGGAGTGCTCTGGAAAGCACCTTTGCGCGAAAAACTATTGCCCAGAACTTTCCATCCCAAGTCATTAATTCACAATGGAATGTGCCAATGAAGTGATCTGAGTCAGCTGTTTGATTAGCGCACGGATTTATTCTGTGGTCTCTCTTCTCCTGCATTGGAGTTATGCGATGTCTGAATCTCCCGGAAAACTTCGATTGGGCGCACTGGTTGCACTTGTCGTCGGCTCGATGATTGGCGGCGGGATCTTCTCACTGCCGCAAAATATGGCCGCCAGTGCCGACGTCGGCGCCGTGTTGATTGGTTGGGTCATTACCGCCATCGGCATGTTGACCCTCGCCTTCGTCTTCCAGACCCTGGCAAACCGCAAGCCCGACCTCGACGGCGGCGTGTATGCCTACGCCAAGGCCGGCTTTGGCGACTACATGGGCTTCTCATCCGCCTGGGGTTACTGGATCAGCGCGTGGCTGGGCAACGTCGGTTACTTCGTATTGCTGTTCAGCACCCTCGGTTACTTCTTCCCGATCTTTGGCGAAGGCAATACGCCGGCCGCCGTGATCGGTGCGTCGGTGCTGCTGTGGGCTGTGCATTTCCTGGTGCTGCGCGGCATCAAGGAAGCGGCGTTCATCAACCTGGTGACCACCGTCGCCAAGGTGGTGCCGCTGGTGCTGTTTGTGTTGATCGCGCTGTTCGCGTTCAAGCTGGATATTTTCACAGCGGATATCTGGGGCGTGAAAAACCCCGACCTGGGCAGTGTGATGAACCAGGTGCGCAACATGATGCTGGTCACCGTGTGGGTATTCATCGGCATCGAAGGCGCGAGCATCTTCTCCTCCCGTGCGGAAAAACGCTCCGACGTCGGCAAGGCCACCGTGATCGGCTTTATCACCGTGCTGCTGTTCCTGATGCTGGTGAACGTGCTGTCCCTGGGGATCATGACCCAACCGGAACTGGCCAAACTGCAGAACCCGTCGATGGCGGCCGTGCTGGAGCATGTCGTGGGCCACTGGGGCGCGGTGCTGATCAGTGTCGGCTTGATCATCTCGCTGCTGGGGGCATTGCTGTCGTGGGTGCTGTTGTGTGCAGAGATCATGTTCGCCGCCGCCAAGGACCACACCATGCCGGAGTTCCTGCGCCGCGAAAACGCCAACCACGTGCCGGCCAACGCCCTGTGGCTGACCAACGCGATGGTGCAGATCTTCCTGGTGATCACGCTGTTTTCCGCCAGCACCTACCTGTCGCTCATCTACCTCGCCACCTCGATGATCCTGGTGCCCTACCTGTGGTCGGCGGCCTACGCCCTGCTCCTGGCGGTGCGCGGCGAGACTTACGAAAACGCCCTGGCCGAGCGCAAGAAAGACCTGTTCATTGGCGCCGTCGCGCTGATCTACGCGGTCTGGCTGCTCTACGCCGGCGGTGTCAAATACTTGCTGCTTTCCGCCCTGCTGTATGCCCCCGGCGTGATCCTGTTCGCCAAGGCCAAGCATGAACTGGGCAAACCGATTTTCACCCACGTCGAGAAGCTGATTTTCGCCGCAGTGGTCATTGGCGCCCTGGTGGCGGCCTATGGGCTCTACGACGGCTTCCTGACCCTGTAACTCTTGTTCACTGGAGGATCTGTAATGACCACGGAAAAAGTGAAATACGGCGTACATTCCGAAGCCGGCAAACTGCGCAAAGTCATGGTGTGCTCCCCAGGCTTGGCCCACCAGCGGCTGACCCCGAACAATTGCGATGAACTGCTGTTCGATGACGTGCTGTGGGTAGCCCAGGCCAAGCGCGACCACTTCGACTTCGTCACCAAGATGCGCGAGCGGGACATTGATGTGCTGGAAATGCACAACCTGCTGACCGACATCGTCGCTATCCCCGAAGCGCTGGACTGGATCCTGGAGCGCAAGATCACTGCTAATACGGTGGGCCTGGGCCTGGTCGATGAA
Proteins encoded in this region:
- the arcD gene encoding arginine-ornithine antiporter; this encodes MSESPGKLRLGALVALVVGSMIGGGIFSLPQNMAASADVGAVLIGWVITAIGMLTLAFVFQTLANRKPDLDGGVYAYAKAGFGDYMGFSSAWGYWISAWLGNVGYFVLLFSTLGYFFPIFGEGNTPAAVIGASVLLWAVHFLVLRGIKEAAFINLVTTVAKVVPLVLFVLIALFAFKLDIFTADIWGVKNPDLGSVMNQVRNMMLVTVWVFIGIEGASIFSSRAEKRSDVGKATVIGFITVLLFLMLVNVLSLGIMTQPELAKLQNPSMAAVLEHVVGHWGAVLISVGLIISLLGALLSWVLLCAEIMFAAAKDHTMPEFLRRENANHVPANALWLTNAMVQIFLVITLFSASTYLSLIYLATSMILVPYLWSAAYALLLAVRGETYENALAERKKDLFIGAVALIYAVWLLYAGGVKYLLLSALLYAPGVILFAKAKHELGKPIFTHVEKLIFAAVVIGALVAAYGLYDGFLTL